In the Leptospira selangorensis genome, one interval contains:
- a CDS encoding tetratricopeptide repeat protein, protein MKRFEPKTGASITDIDPYPGLTGAERFFAILFSKIGENKKQVLFGVGVLFVTVLVVVSWNEYRAEQFRKGTLAIEKVEKELALSPMTEIADKIKKYETIASTYSSPSLDIRLSKTLGDLYAKNGEYQKAAEKLEFAGKKIDELPEVKAYYFYIAGNYRESANQLTEAESDYGVSVSLLSSRKNVSGFYAWSLYQAGRLKLENGKKEEAVDLLKKVLDQDIASPSEEFKAVRELATYLLLKSSQVN, encoded by the coding sequence ATGAAACGATTCGAACCTAAAACAGGTGCTTCTATTACGGATATAGATCCTTATCCAGGTCTAACCGGAGCAGAAAGATTTTTTGCGATTTTATTCTCCAAGATTGGAGAGAATAAAAAGCAGGTTTTATTCGGAGTAGGTGTTTTATTCGTAACCGTTCTGGTTGTTGTTAGCTGGAACGAATACAGAGCAGAACAATTCCGTAAGGGCACCCTCGCCATCGAAAAAGTGGAGAAGGAGTTGGCTCTTTCTCCAATGACAGAGATCGCTGATAAGATCAAAAAATACGAAACTATTGCTTCTACTTATAGTTCCCCTTCTTTAGATATCAGACTTTCCAAAACTTTGGGAGATCTATACGCTAAAAACGGAGAATACCAAAAAGCGGCAGAGAAGTTAGAATTTGCAGGTAAAAAAATAGACGAGCTTCCGGAAGTGAAGGCTTACTATTTTTATATCGCAGGAAATTATAGAGAAAGTGCAAACCAACTCACGGAAGCAGAATCAGATTACGGAGTTTCCGTTTCTCTTTTAAGCAGCCGCAAGAATGTTTCTGGATTTTACGCTTGGAGCCTTTACCAAGCAGGTCGTTTGAAATTAGAAAACGGCAAAAAAGAAGAAGCAGTCGATCTACTTAAAAAAGTTTTGGACCAAGACATCGCTTCTCCTTCCGAAGAATTTAAAGCAGTTAGAGAACTAGCTACTTATCTTCTACTAAAAAGCAGCCAGGTAAACTAA
- a CDS encoding 30S ribosomal protein S1, which translates to MRTNPNQTPSISIRMSSQQDKSTFAEVFKQWEEKKNDEAEIRKDQVVEGKVVSVDNDNVYVAIEGLKQEGRIPRSEFDEKPELGSIVTALVKRKESTDSGCILSKKEADQRKGWEVVKDAFKNNYQVSGRLVNEIKGKGYIVNVEGSELFLPASQLSYKFSDGENYKGVELDFKVIEINERTRSGVVSRKKLLDEVNNEKWDALALKVNVGDKVKATVSKIASFGVFCDLEGVVGLLRQRDISYKKFAPFKQYFTIGQEIELQILEMEKENNKLALGLKQLYEDPWVWAKRSLEKDMVIRGTVTSLTNFGAFVELKEGLEGLIHTSELTWAKKPPHPKELLKKGQEVEALILDIDFESRRLSLGLKQLQPNPWDALGPEVRVGNVLTGKVTGITKYGAFVEVENGIEGLIHISDITWDEKQKNPTSLLKKGEEVKYIILDINFDAQRISCGLKQLQEHPYEALRNRYPIGSVVQGKIKSIVDFGMFVEIEPGFEGLVHISEIPGGKDTNLAESYKPGDIVKCAVVKIDSKNKKISLSIKDFDKALEREEMAKYLKTSDTPSRESLGSFINSSLK; encoded by the coding sequence ATTCGCACTAATCCCAATCAAACACCGAGTATTTCAATCCGTATGAGTAGCCAACAAGACAAGTCCACTTTTGCAGAAGTTTTCAAACAGTGGGAAGAAAAGAAAAACGACGAAGCCGAAATTCGCAAAGACCAAGTGGTCGAAGGTAAAGTCGTATCCGTAGACAACGATAACGTCTATGTGGCAATCGAAGGATTGAAACAAGAGGGAAGAATTCCTCGCTCCGAGTTCGACGAAAAACCGGAACTTGGATCCATAGTTACAGCACTCGTAAAAAGAAAAGAGTCCACAGACTCCGGATGTATCCTTTCTAAAAAAGAAGCCGACCAAAGAAAAGGTTGGGAAGTTGTTAAAGACGCATTTAAAAATAATTACCAAGTCAGCGGACGTTTGGTAAATGAGATCAAAGGAAAAGGTTACATCGTTAACGTAGAAGGTTCCGAACTTTTCCTTCCAGCTTCTCAACTTAGTTATAAATTCTCCGATGGAGAAAATTACAAAGGTGTAGAACTCGATTTTAAAGTGATCGAGATCAATGAACGCACCCGTTCAGGAGTTGTTTCCAGAAAAAAACTTCTAGACGAAGTGAATAATGAGAAATGGGACGCTCTTGCTCTTAAAGTAAATGTTGGAGACAAGGTTAAAGCAACCGTTTCCAAAATTGCAAGCTTCGGAGTTTTCTGTGATCTGGAAGGAGTTGTAGGACTTCTCAGACAAAGAGATATCTCTTATAAAAAATTCGCACCATTCAAACAATACTTCACCATCGGACAAGAGATTGAACTTCAAATCCTTGAAATGGAGAAGGAAAATAACAAACTCGCATTAGGACTCAAACAATTGTATGAAGATCCTTGGGTTTGGGCAAAACGTTCCCTGGAAAAAGACATGGTCATCCGTGGAACCGTTACTTCTCTTACTAATTTTGGTGCATTCGTAGAATTGAAAGAGGGCTTAGAGGGTTTAATTCATACTTCTGAATTGACTTGGGCTAAAAAACCTCCTCATCCAAAAGAACTTCTGAAAAAAGGACAAGAGGTAGAAGCTCTTATCCTAGACATCGACTTCGAAAGCAGAAGATTATCTTTAGGTTTAAAACAACTCCAACCGAATCCTTGGGACGCTTTAGGTCCTGAAGTTAGAGTTGGAAATGTTCTAACTGGAAAAGTAACCGGTATTACTAAATACGGCGCATTCGTAGAAGTGGAAAACGGCATCGAAGGTCTGATCCACATCAGCGACATCACTTGGGATGAAAAACAAAAGAACCCGACTTCTTTACTTAAAAAAGGAGAAGAGGTTAAGTATATTATCCTAGACATTAACTTCGACGCACAAAGGATCTCTTGCGGATTAAAACAACTACAAGAACATCCTTACGAAGCATTAAGAAATCGTTATCCTATCGGTTCCGTTGTTCAAGGAAAGATCAAAAGTATCGTTGACTTCGGTATGTTCGTAGAAATCGAACCTGGTTTCGAAGGACTGGTTCACATTTCCGAGATCCCTGGTGGAAAAGACACCAATTTGGCTGAGTCTTATAAGCCTGGCGATATCGTAAAATGTGCTGTAGTTAAGATCGATTCCAAAAACAAAAAGATCTCTTTGTCTATCAAGGATTTCGACAAAGCCTTAGAAAGAGAAGAGATGGCGAAGTATTTGAAAACTTCCGATACTCCTTCCAGAGAAAGTTTAGGCAGCTTTATCAATTCTTCCTTAAAATAA
- the cmk gene encoding (d)CMP kinase, producing MTENVIALDGPAGTGKSTVARELSKKLGFEYLDSGAFYRALTLHIYKIYKSKNSSISFSDWLSGKEFLPLTEGVEIFCEFSETGENHIFLNGEDVSTDIRTPEITREIKYIADKAVFREFVNSQLRILSQTHRLVMDGRDIGTHVFPDARYKFFLTASSRVRAERRYNQLLEQGIRSDLEEIEKEIVIRDKSDTEREIAPLRKAEDAILIDTDNLPKNSVISKILGCLDSGIYNDSH from the coding sequence ATGACGGAAAACGTAATCGCATTAGATGGGCCTGCCGGGACAGGCAAGAGCACGGTAGCTCGTGAACTTTCTAAAAAACTTGGATTCGAATATTTGGATTCGGGAGCATTTTACCGCGCATTAACTCTTCATATTTATAAGATCTATAAATCTAAAAATTCTTCTATTTCCTTTTCCGATTGGTTATCCGGTAAGGAGTTCCTACCACTCACGGAAGGTGTAGAAATTTTCTGTGAATTTTCAGAAACAGGGGAAAATCATATCTTCTTAAATGGAGAAGATGTTTCCACAGATATCAGAACTCCCGAGATTACAAGAGAGATCAAATACATAGCCGACAAAGCTGTCTTCAGAGAATTCGTAAATTCTCAATTGAGAATATTATCTCAAACTCATCGCCTGGTGATGGACGGTAGAGACATAGGTACCCATGTATTTCCGGACGCTCGTTACAAATTCTTTCTGACGGCTTCTTCCAGAGTTAGAGCAGAAAGAAGATATAATCAATTATTAGAGCAAGGTATTCGTTCGGATTTAGAAGAAATCGAAAAAGAGATCGTTATCCGTGACAAATCCGATACGGAAAGAGAAATCGCCCCCCTCCGGAAAGCGGAGGACGCAATCCTCATTGACACAGATAACCTGCCAAAAAATAGTGTAATTAGTAAGATCCTTGGGTGCCTAGACTCTGGCATTTATAACGATTCGCACTAA
- the aroA gene encoding 3-phosphoshikimate 1-carboxyvinyltransferase → MIPRILKSSGREIIVPGDKSLSHRSVLFSVLSKGASHVSGFLEAEDPLNTMKAFTQLGLKVEKISKGEYVFTSPGKHALQSPKDVLDFGNAGTGIRLSAGLLCGLQGIKATLTGDHSLQKRPMSRIIKPLNSMGASISGKDDKAPLEIIGKKLSDFHYKSPIASAQVKSCLMLAAMASETSLEYEEDILSRDHTENMFRFLGNKLNFISPTHFKMEPPYIFEAKEFKVPGDISSAAFFLVLGVLLKEGSVLVKNVGLNPSRIGILHALEAMGAKIIVHNQRIECGEPVGDLEAVSSNLRFSEIKEEWIPSLIDEIPILTIAGLFAKGGFIIRHAEELRAKESDRISAMVENLRNLGITVHEYPDGYEIPEIGSSVNSSELSSWLSGNSVNIFTKMDHRIAMSFMILKAVSGLEIHPDETSWIETSFPGFESLLEGFMQ, encoded by the coding sequence ATGATTCCAAGAATCCTTAAATCTTCCGGAAGAGAGATCATAGTTCCGGGAGACAAATCTCTTTCTCATAGAAGCGTATTATTCTCCGTATTATCCAAAGGGGCATCTCATGTTTCCGGGTTTTTGGAAGCGGAAGATCCTTTGAATACAATGAAAGCTTTTACCCAACTCGGGTTGAAAGTGGAGAAGATCTCAAAAGGAGAATATGTTTTTACAAGCCCTGGTAAACATGCTCTTCAATCTCCTAAGGATGTTTTGGATTTCGGGAACGCAGGAACTGGGATCAGATTATCCGCCGGATTACTCTGTGGGCTCCAAGGAATTAAAGCCACTTTAACCGGGGATCATTCCCTCCAAAAAAGGCCGATGTCCCGTATTATAAAACCTTTAAATTCTATGGGAGCTTCTATCTCCGGAAAGGACGATAAGGCGCCTCTTGAAATTATTGGAAAAAAACTATCCGACTTCCATTATAAAAGCCCTATTGCTTCCGCTCAGGTAAAATCCTGTCTGATGTTGGCAGCAATGGCTTCCGAAACTTCTTTAGAATACGAAGAAGATATTCTTTCCAGAGACCACACAGAGAATATGTTCCGGTTTTTAGGAAATAAGCTGAACTTTATTTCTCCCACTCATTTTAAAATGGAGCCCCCTTATATATTCGAGGCCAAGGAATTCAAAGTGCCTGGGGATATTTCATCCGCTGCATTCTTCTTAGTGCTCGGAGTTTTATTAAAAGAAGGTTCTGTTCTTGTAAAGAATGTAGGATTAAATCCTTCTCGCATCGGGATTCTTCACGCGCTCGAAGCAATGGGTGCGAAAATTATCGTGCATAATCAGAGAATAGAATGTGGGGAACCTGTAGGAGATCTGGAAGCAGTTTCTTCTAATTTACGTTTTTCTGAAATTAAAGAAGAATGGATCCCTTCTCTAATCGATGAGATCCCAATTTTAACGATCGCAGGCCTTTTTGCAAAAGGTGGATTTATCATTCGCCATGCAGAAGAATTACGTGCAAAAGAATCGGATCGAATTTCCGCGATGGTAGAAAATCTCCGAAATCTCGGGATCACGGTGCATGAATATCCGGATGGATATGAGATCCCTGAAATTGGTTCCAGTGTAAATTCTTCCGAACTTTCTTCCTGGCTGTCGGGAAACTCTGTGAACATTTTCACTAAGATGGATCATAGGATCGCGATGAGTTTTATGATCCTAAAAGCAGTGAGCGGTTTGGAAATTCATCCGGATGAAACTTCTTGGATTGAAACTTCTTTTCCTGGATTCGAATCTTTATTGGAAGGTTTTATGCAATGA
- a CDS encoding prephenate dehydrogenase, with amino-acid sequence MKTDFSKILIYGLGMMGASLSLALRKKNSSAEIVGVVGSPSSKEKGIRLKSADKIFTAEEFSKSPDWESYDLIVFGVPVNTTVEVISKLPSGFKGLLTDMGSTKQEITHAVESVLTGEHRYISSHPMCGSEESGLEFANVDLYENRLCILTRPKGATDEAYSEIESFWKFLGMSTTEIPAHDHDKILSYVSHVPHLISSLMTNWVWENGCVREFTQNSPLPLTGGGFRDMTRIAGSNPKMWSPIFSSNQEEIYKALLDYKDRLDKLLSELSPEKPLDLKRWESFMEQSRIDRDAILKKQNDSKNP; translated from the coding sequence GTGAAAACCGATTTTTCTAAAATCCTGATTTATGGCCTGGGAATGATGGGTGCTTCCCTTTCTTTGGCCTTACGAAAAAAGAACTCTTCTGCAGAGATTGTGGGAGTGGTAGGATCACCTTCCAGTAAGGAGAAGGGGATCCGGCTTAAATCAGCAGATAAAATTTTTACTGCGGAAGAATTTTCCAAATCTCCAGATTGGGAATCATATGATCTGATTGTTTTTGGAGTTCCGGTGAATACCACCGTAGAGGTAATCTCTAAACTTCCTTCCGGATTCAAAGGTCTTTTGACCGATATGGGTTCCACGAAACAGGAGATTACTCATGCAGTGGAGTCGGTTCTTACTGGAGAACATAGATATATTTCTTCTCATCCAATGTGCGGCTCTGAAGAATCAGGTTTGGAATTTGCAAATGTGGATCTATACGAAAATAGACTTTGTATTTTGACCAGACCGAAAGGTGCAACCGACGAGGCATATTCTGAGATAGAAAGTTTTTGGAAATTTTTAGGAATGTCCACTACTGAAATTCCTGCACATGATCATGATAAGATCTTATCCTATGTTTCCCATGTTCCTCATTTGATCTCTTCTCTTATGACAAATTGGGTATGGGAAAACGGATGTGTGAGAGAATTCACCCAAAATTCTCCTTTGCCTTTGACCGGTGGAGGTTTTAGGGATATGACCCGGATCGCAGGTTCTAATCCTAAAATGTGGTCACCTATCTTTTCTTCTAACCAAGAAGAGATCTATAAGGCACTCCTGGACTATAAGGATAGATTGGATAAACTTCTTTCGGAGTTAAGTCCAGAAAAGCCGCTCGACCTAAAACGTTGGGAGTCCTTCATGGAACAATCTCGTATAGATAGGGACGCAATTTTAAAGAAACAAAATGATTCCAAGAATCCTTAA